The Ananas comosus cultivar F153 linkage group 7, ASM154086v1, whole genome shotgun sequence genome has a window encoding:
- the LOC109712287 gene encoding protein UPSTREAM OF FLC-like isoform X1: protein MEAPEEEEEEKKKKKKKKKIPVVYYLCRNRRIEHPHFIEVPLSSPEGLYLRDVINRLNLVRGKGMPTMYSWSCKRSYKNGFVWHDLSHDDLVLPANGDEYVLKGSELLDQPSSDRIHPNNGNPKLKNPKQPPQQESPKFSRSKEAPFASSSPPTVVVRESNPPPSPQEDEKEEEEEEEEVSSQEYVSSGSAEYRVYRPIGSSDAATQTDDENKKSDHHDKENENLTTVVSTDNGSTTLDSINNHARLSNGSRSETLESLLRADARNKNIFRRLKEEEVLIPTGPKMKPGNILMQLITCGSFTVKDHESYGIVSNYQPSFSHMKFQSSVFARSSMLGELDCLSKDPRLMGLKLEDKEYFSGSLIETKKHREDIGERMPVLKRSSSYNAERKCRKCKLESRRHGEEIEDTSVTRCLPRAIKLTPPKQPKNEKITSPISDCPRCSSVGPECDRSSIGESSRSITHAASVHGSSMRLESLKEEKEKLIRIEERLMSGARVIIQSRIPCDDSADGSDT from the exons ATGGAAGCgcccgaggaggaggaggaggagaagaagaagaagaagaagaagaagaagatcccCGTTGTGTATTACTTGTGTCGGAATCGACGCATCGAGCACCCGCATTTCATTGAGGTGCCCCTCTCCTCCCCTGAAGGGTTGTATCTCAGAG aTGTGATTAATCGCCTTAATTTGGTGAGGGGAAAGGGAATGCCCACCATGTATTCGTGGTCGTGCAAGAG GAGCTACAAGAACGGATTCGTGTGGCACGATCTCTCCCACGACGATCTCGTCCTCCCCGCCAACGGAGATGAGTATGTTCTCAAAGGTTCTGAACTCTTAGATCAACCCTCTTCAG ATCGGATTCATCCAAACAACGGGAACCCAAAACTGAAAAACCCAAAGCAACCCCCCCAGCAAGAATCACCCAAATTTTCTAGATCCAAAGAAGCTCCTTTtgcttcctcctctcctcctacTGTTGTCGTTAGAGAATCCAACCCTCCGCCTTCTCCTCAAGAAGAtgaaaaagaggaggaagaagaagaagaagaagtgtcGTCTCAAGAGTACGTCTCTTCGGGTTCGGCGGAGTATAGAGTATACAGGCCAATTGGTTCTTCGGACGCAGCAACTCAAACTGAtgacgaaaataaaaaaagtgatcaCCACGATAAGGAGAACGAGAATCTCACTACGGTTGTTTCTACTGACAATGGCTCGACGACTCTTGATTCTATCAATAATCATGCTCGACTTTCGAATGGTAGCAGGTCAGAGACTTTAGAGTCTTTGCTTAGGGCGGATGCTAGAAACAAGAACATCTTTAGAAGACTCAAAGAGGAGGAAGTGCTAATTCCCACCGGGCCAAAGATGAAGCCTGGTAATATCTTAATGCAGCTGATCACTTGCGGGTCTTTCACCGTGAAGGATCACGAAAGCTATGGTATCGTCTCAAATTACCAGCCAAGTTTCTCGCACATGAAGTTCCAATCATCGGTATTTGCTCGCTCGAGTATGCTTGGAGAGCTTGATTGCCTTTCGAAAGATCCAAGATTAATGGGATTGAAATTGGAAGATAAGGAGTATTTTAGTGGTAGCTTGATTGAAACTAAGAAGCATCGGGAGGATATAGGGGAAAGGATGCCCGTTCTGAAACGATCTTCCTCCTACAATGCCGAAAG AAAGTGCAGGAAGTGCAAATTGGAGTCCAGAAGGCACGGGGAAGAGATTGAGGACACATCAGTTACAAGATGCCTCCCTCGAGCTATCAAACTTACACCTCCAAAGCAgcccaaaaatgaaaaaattacttCTCCTATTTCCGATTGCCCGAGGTGCTCGTCTGTTGGGCCCGAGTGTGACCGCTCCTCAATAGGAGAAAGCAGCAGAAGTATCACTCATGCTGCCTCCGTTCATGGATCATCCATGAGGTTAGAATCcttgaaagaagaaaaggagaagctTATCAGGATCGAGGAAAG GCTTATGTCGGGAGCCCGAGTTATTATCCAGTCAAGAATTCCATGCGATGATAGTGCAGACGGCTCTGACACCTGA
- the LOC109712287 gene encoding protein UPSTREAM OF FLC-like isoform X2, translated as MEAPEEEEEEKKKKKKKKKIPVVYYLCRNRRIEHPHFIEVPLSSPEGLYLRDVINRLNLVRGKGMPTMYSWSCKRSYKNGFVWHDLSHDDLVLPANGDEYVLKGSELLDQPSSDRIHPNNGNPKLKNPKQPPQQESPKFSRSKEAPFASSSPPTVVVRESNPPPSPQEDEKEEEEEEEEVSSQEYVSSGSAEYRVYRPIGSSDAATQTDDENKKSDHHDKENENLTTVVSTDNGSTTLDSINNHARLSNGSRSETLESLLRADARNKNIFRRLKEEEVLIPTGPKMKPGNILMQLITCGSFTVKDHESYGIVSNYQPSFSHMKFQSSVFARSSMLGELDCLSKDPRLMGLKLEDKEYFSGSLIETKKHREDIGERMPVLKRSSSYNAERKCKLESRRHGEEIEDTSVTRCLPRAIKLTPPKQPKNEKITSPISDCPRCSSVGPECDRSSIGESSRSITHAASVHGSSMRLESLKEEKEKLIRIEERLMSGARVIIQSRIPCDDSADGSDT; from the exons ATGGAAGCgcccgaggaggaggaggaggagaagaagaagaagaagaagaagaagaagatcccCGTTGTGTATTACTTGTGTCGGAATCGACGCATCGAGCACCCGCATTTCATTGAGGTGCCCCTCTCCTCCCCTGAAGGGTTGTATCTCAGAG aTGTGATTAATCGCCTTAATTTGGTGAGGGGAAAGGGAATGCCCACCATGTATTCGTGGTCGTGCAAGAG GAGCTACAAGAACGGATTCGTGTGGCACGATCTCTCCCACGACGATCTCGTCCTCCCCGCCAACGGAGATGAGTATGTTCTCAAAGGTTCTGAACTCTTAGATCAACCCTCTTCAG ATCGGATTCATCCAAACAACGGGAACCCAAAACTGAAAAACCCAAAGCAACCCCCCCAGCAAGAATCACCCAAATTTTCTAGATCCAAAGAAGCTCCTTTtgcttcctcctctcctcctacTGTTGTCGTTAGAGAATCCAACCCTCCGCCTTCTCCTCAAGAAGAtgaaaaagaggaggaagaagaagaagaagaagtgtcGTCTCAAGAGTACGTCTCTTCGGGTTCGGCGGAGTATAGAGTATACAGGCCAATTGGTTCTTCGGACGCAGCAACTCAAACTGAtgacgaaaataaaaaaagtgatcaCCACGATAAGGAGAACGAGAATCTCACTACGGTTGTTTCTACTGACAATGGCTCGACGACTCTTGATTCTATCAATAATCATGCTCGACTTTCGAATGGTAGCAGGTCAGAGACTTTAGAGTCTTTGCTTAGGGCGGATGCTAGAAACAAGAACATCTTTAGAAGACTCAAAGAGGAGGAAGTGCTAATTCCCACCGGGCCAAAGATGAAGCCTGGTAATATCTTAATGCAGCTGATCACTTGCGGGTCTTTCACCGTGAAGGATCACGAAAGCTATGGTATCGTCTCAAATTACCAGCCAAGTTTCTCGCACATGAAGTTCCAATCATCGGTATTTGCTCGCTCGAGTATGCTTGGAGAGCTTGATTGCCTTTCGAAAGATCCAAGATTAATGGGATTGAAATTGGAAGATAAGGAGTATTTTAGTGGTAGCTTGATTGAAACTAAGAAGCATCGGGAGGATATAGGGGAAAGGATGCCCGTTCTGAAACGATCTTCCTCCTACAATGCCGAAAG GAAGTGCAAATTGGAGTCCAGAAGGCACGGGGAAGAGATTGAGGACACATCAGTTACAAGATGCCTCCCTCGAGCTATCAAACTTACACCTCCAAAGCAgcccaaaaatgaaaaaattacttCTCCTATTTCCGATTGCCCGAGGTGCTCGTCTGTTGGGCCCGAGTGTGACCGCTCCTCAATAGGAGAAAGCAGCAGAAGTATCACTCATGCTGCCTCCGTTCATGGATCATCCATGAGGTTAGAATCcttgaaagaagaaaaggagaagctTATCAGGATCGAGGAAAG GCTTATGTCGGGAGCCCGAGTTATTATCCAGTCAAGAATTCCATGCGATGATAGTGCAGACGGCTCTGACACCTGA